Below is a window of Variovorax sp. TBS-050B DNA.
GGCATCGAGCCGGTCGTTGAAGACGATGCGCGACATCGCCTCCGGCGTCTTCGCGGGCGCCACGAGCACGCCGTTGGCCAGGCCCTCGGTGTACTTGGCCGCATGCGAGAGGAAGCCGATCTTCGGATCGCTCGAGAAGATCTTCTGCCAGCCGGCGGTGAGCGTGCAGGCCAGCAGCCACGCGGCCGGCGCGATCGCGACCCAGGCATAGCGCTCGCGCTTCATGCGGAACAGCACCACCACGCCGAGCAACAGCGCCACCGCGGCCAGCATCTGATTGGAGATGCCGAACAGCGGCCACAGCGTGTTGATGCCGCCGAGCGGATCGACCACGCCCTGGTAGAGGAAGTAGCCCCAGGCCGCCACGCACAGCGCGGTCGCGAACAGGTTGGCGGGCAGCGAGTCGGTGCGCTTGAGCGCGGGCACGAAGCTGCCGAGCAGGTCCTGCAGCATGAAGCGGCCCGCGCGCGTGCCGGCATCCACGGCCGTGAGGATGAAGAGCGCCTCGAACAGGATCGCGAAGTGGTACCAGAAGGCCATCATCGCGGGGCCGCCGATCACCTGGTGCAGGATGTGCGCCATGCCCACGGCCAGCGTGGGCGCGCCGCCCGCGCGGCCGAGGATGGTGGTCTCGCCCACGTCCTTCGCGGTCTGCATCAGCATCTCGGGCGTGACCACGAAGCCCCAGCCCGAGATGGTCTGCGCCGCCTGCTGCGCGGTGCTGCCCACGAGCGCGGCCGGGCTGTTCATCGCGAAGTAGATGCCCGGCTCGATGCACGAGGCCGCGACCAGCGCCATCACCGCGACGAAGGATTCCGCCAGCATGCCGCCGTAGCCGATGAAGCGCGCATGGCGTTCGTTGTCGAGCATCTTGGGCGTGGTGCCCGAGGAGATCAGCGCATGGAAGCCCGACACCGCGCCGCAGGCGATGGTGATGAAGAGGAACGGGAACATGCTGCCCGACCAGACCGGCCCGTTGCCGGCGGCGAACTGCGTGAGCGCGGGCATCTGCAGCGTCGGCATGACGAACACGATGCCGAGTGCGAGCGCGATGATGGTGCCGATCTTCAGGAAGGTCGAGAGGTAGTCGCGCGGCGCGAGCAGCAGCCACACCGGCAGGCTCGCGGCGACGAAGCCGTAGCCGACGAGCATCCAGGTCAGCGCCTTGCCGTCGAAGGTGAAGAGCGGCGCCCACTCGGGGTTCTGGCTCACGGCCTGGCCGCCGAAGATCGCGAGCATCAGCAGCACGAAGCCGATCAGCGAGACCTCGCCGATGCGCCCGGGCCGGATGTAGCGCAGGTACACGCCCATGAAGAGCGCCACCGGCACCGTGGCGGCGACGGTGAAGGTGCCCCACGGCGATTCGGCCAGCGCCTTGACCACGATCAGCGCCAGCACCGCGAGGATGATGATCATGATCATGAAGGTGCCGAACAGCGCGATCATGCCGGGCACCGCACCCATCTCCTGCTTGACCAGGTCGCCGAGCGAGCGGCCGTCGCGCCGCGTGGAGATGAACAGCACGATGAAGTCCTGCACCGCGCCGGCGAACACCACGCCCGCGAGCACCCACAGGAGCCCCGGCAGGTAGCCCATCTGCGCCGCGAGCACCGGGCCCACGAGCGGACCGGCGCCCGCGATGGCCGCGAAGTGGTGGCCGAACAGCACGTTCTTGTCGGTGGGCACGTAGTCGAGCCCGTCGTTGTGGCGGTGCGCCGGCGTCTTGCGATTCGCGTCCAGGCCCAGCACCTTGTCGGCGATGAAGAGGCTGTAGTAGCGGTAGGCGATCAGGTAGGTGCAGATCGCGGCGGTCACCACCCAGAGGGCGTTGACGCTTTCGCCGCGCGTGAGGGCGACGGTGGCCAGCGCGAACGCGCCGACCACGGCCACCACGAGCCACACCAGGTGGCGGCGGATGCTGTGCATGCGGGATGTCTCCTCGGGAATCGAAGCC
It encodes the following:
- a CDS encoding carbon starvation CstA family protein; its protein translation is MHSIRRHLVWLVVAVVGAFALATVALTRGESVNALWVVTAAICTYLIAYRYYSLFIADKVLGLDANRKTPAHRHNDGLDYVPTDKNVLFGHHFAAIAGAGPLVGPVLAAQMGYLPGLLWVLAGVVFAGAVQDFIVLFISTRRDGRSLGDLVKQEMGAVPGMIALFGTFMIMIIILAVLALIVVKALAESPWGTFTVAATVPVALFMGVYLRYIRPGRIGEVSLIGFVLLMLAIFGGQAVSQNPEWAPLFTFDGKALTWMLVGYGFVAASLPVWLLLAPRDYLSTFLKIGTIIALALGIVFVMPTLQMPALTQFAAGNGPVWSGSMFPFLFITIACGAVSGFHALISSGTTPKMLDNERHARFIGYGGMLAESFVAVMALVAASCIEPGIYFAMNSPAALVGSTAQQAAQTISGWGFVVTPEMLMQTAKDVGETTILGRAGGAPTLAVGMAHILHQVIGGPAMMAFWYHFAILFEALFILTAVDAGTRAGRFMLQDLLGSFVPALKRTDSLPANLFATALCVAAWGYFLYQGVVDPLGGINTLWPLFGISNQMLAAVALLLGVVVLFRMKRERYAWVAIAPAAWLLACTLTAGWQKIFSSDPKIGFLSHAAKYTEGLANGVLVAPAKTPEAMSRIVFNDRLDAALCALFMFVVLSVLVYSIKACLAARAANRPTAHETPFEPVAASAAR